One window of the Desulforamulus hydrothermalis Lam5 = DSM 18033 genome contains the following:
- the cobS gene encoding adenosylcobinamide-GDP ribazoletransferase has translation MLTGFRLAVSFLTIIPLYKKMAKNQELARSVSYYPLVGLLLGAAAAGLCVLLQRLGLTLGADALALAALIFLTGGLHLDGLMDTADGLLSGRDRSKKLEIMKDSRVGAMGVIAFGTMLLLKLSFLYELNSSLKITALLLAPAAGRWAMVYSIVRHPYARASGGLGAVLQGAGYAQLALASMFFAAAAFWLAGWPGVLITVTAALTAGVCTALIVKSLGGMTGDTYGATGEMVETWTFLIILLGQQAGLL, from the coding sequence TTGCTAACCGGTTTCCGCCTGGCAGTCAGTTTTCTTACAATCATACCTCTTTACAAAAAAATGGCAAAAAACCAGGAATTAGCTCGGTCGGTGTCGTATTATCCTCTGGTAGGATTGCTGTTGGGCGCTGCGGCCGCCGGCCTGTGTGTTCTCTTGCAGCGGTTAGGTTTAACCCTGGGGGCGGACGCCCTGGCGCTGGCTGCCCTGATTTTTCTTACCGGCGGCTTGCACCTGGACGGCTTGATGGATACTGCGGACGGCCTGTTAAGCGGGCGTGATCGAAGCAAAAAACTGGAAATCATGAAAGACAGCCGGGTGGGAGCCATGGGGGTCATCGCTTTTGGCACCATGCTGCTGCTTAAATTATCTTTTCTTTATGAACTTAATTCTTCTCTGAAAATTACCGCTTTGCTGCTGGCACCGGCCGCCGGCCGCTGGGCCATGGTTTACAGTATTGTTCGTCATCCCTATGCCAGGGCCAGCGGCGGCCTGGGGGCGGTGCTGCAGGGGGCCGGCTATGCCCAGCTGGCCCTGGCCAGTATGTTTTTTGCGGCTGCCGCCTTTTGGCTGGCCGGTTGGCCGGGTGTGCTGATAACGGTGACAGCAGCCTTGACGGCAGGGGTCTGTACGGCTTTGATAGTTAAGAGTTTAGGTGGCATGACAGGCGATACCTACGGCGCCACCGGGGAGATGGTAGAAACGTGGACGTTCTTGATAATCCTATTAGGTCAGCAGGCCGGGCTGCTGTAG
- a CDS encoding GHMP kinase, whose translation MDVLDNPIRSAGRAAVVWRGRAAAPGTCGELVQGTLRGEPFLITCPVDLWSEVSVELSNSGATVAALDKSSRAARLTLQYLGAEYACVAIKRVSVLPESKGMGSSTADIAATCQATARALGRELEPAAIAKIAAQIEPSDGQMFPGITIINHLTGEAKKYLGPAPPLNLVVADPGGVVDTVVFNRRQDLASKNFQKEPMVKQAMELVTRGLLTEDWEMMGRGATISAQANQVVLPKPHLALWRQWAADMRALGVLVAHSGTVMGMILRPGGVDPREAADFVRRQKPDWTVWHTSMISGGLR comes from the coding sequence GTGGACGTTCTTGATAATCCTATTAGGTCAGCAGGCCGGGCTGCTGTAGTATGGCGCGGGCGAGCTGCTGCACCGGGTACCTGCGGTGAACTGGTGCAGGGAACCCTCCGGGGCGAGCCGTTCCTTATCACCTGTCCGGTTGATTTATGGAGCGAAGTGTCTGTTGAGCTGAGCAATTCCGGTGCAACCGTGGCGGCATTGGATAAATCCAGCCGGGCAGCCAGGCTGACATTACAATATCTGGGCGCGGAGTATGCCTGCGTTGCCATTAAAAGAGTTTCCGTATTGCCGGAAAGCAAGGGCATGGGCAGCAGCACCGCCGATATTGCTGCCACCTGCCAGGCCACCGCCAGAGCCCTGGGGAGGGAACTGGAGCCGGCCGCCATTGCCAAAATTGCTGCCCAAATTGAACCCAGTGACGGGCAAATGTTCCCGGGCATTACCATTATTAACCACCTGACAGGTGAAGCCAAAAAATACTTGGGGCCGGCGCCGCCCCTGAACCTGGTGGTGGCTGATCCGGGCGGGGTTGTGGATACCGTAGTGTTTAACCGGCGGCAGGATTTGGCAAGCAAGAATTTTCAAAAGGAACCCATGGTCAAACAGGCCATGGAACTGGTAACCCGCGGTTTATTAACTGAGGACTGGGAAATGATGGGCCGGGGCGCTACCATCAGCGCCCAGGCTAACCAGGTGGTCTTGCCCAAACCGCACCTGGCCTTATGGCGGCAGTGGGCGGCGGATATGCGTGCCCTGGGTGTGTTGGTGGCCCACAGCGGAACGGTAATGGGCATGATCTTAAGACCCGGCGGGGTGGACCCCAGAGAAGCGGCTGATTTTGTGCGGCGGCAAAAACCCGATTGGACCGTGTGGCATACCTCCATGATCAGCGGCGGCTTACGGTAA
- a CDS encoding diguanylate cyclase → MGKIKLSSPVQIFIVSFFAMAVALATLGYSAYHACYELLAKNVGLRAQATAQVAAQLVRLDRQLVAEMQGLDIQSSRRHPATLAFKKQMAPLLQQQDIKFIYVETKLQGPQIRYFVTPEEEHVFGQPPGTPLEYFYVFTSEDESSYTNRDRYDVADPLRQQAYAEKKPVYGEPLKSKWGELITGYAPIFERDGQFVGLLGVDISGQEFTKNILYVRNIIIISFGIIVILGGFFLYRAVRILSKPMYLDELTKLYNRQYMKARLEEEVNRAKRYGRPLSVLMLDLDFFKQINDCYGHQAGDLVLRNISRLLLLNLREEDIACRYGGEEMVIILPETDLPEAAVVAERLRQSIERMEFILPGKEKPVKITVSIGIAELTREDTPDMLLQRADEGLYLAKRRGRNRYDFCQ, encoded by the coding sequence ATGGGCAAAATCAAGCTTTCGTCACCGGTGCAAATTTTTATTGTGTCCTTTTTCGCTATGGCAGTGGCCCTGGCCACCCTGGGCTATTCAGCTTACCACGCCTGTTATGAGCTGTTGGCCAAAAATGTCGGGCTACGGGCCCAGGCCACAGCCCAGGTGGCAGCGCAGTTAGTCCGGCTGGATCGGCAGCTGGTTGCGGAGATGCAGGGGTTGGATATCCAAAGCTCCCGCCGCCACCCGGCCACCCTGGCCTTTAAAAAGCAAATGGCCCCCCTGCTGCAACAGCAGGATATTAAATTTATCTATGTGGAAACCAAACTGCAGGGGCCGCAAATCCGTTATTTTGTCACCCCGGAGGAGGAACATGTTTTCGGGCAGCCCCCGGGCACCCCGCTGGAATATTTTTATGTCTTTACCAGTGAGGACGAAAGCAGCTACACCAACCGGGATCGTTACGATGTAGCTGACCCCCTGCGGCAGCAGGCCTACGCCGAGAAAAAACCGGTCTACGGTGAGCCTTTAAAAAGCAAGTGGGGCGAACTGATTACCGGTTATGCGCCTATATTTGAGCGGGACGGGCAGTTTGTCGGCTTGCTGGGGGTGGATATTTCCGGCCAGGAATTCACTAAAAATATTCTTTATGTCAGAAATATCATAATTATAAGTTTTGGCATTATTGTCATCCTGGGAGGGTTTTTCCTCTACCGGGCTGTTCGTATTTTAAGCAAACCCATGTATTTGGACGAATTGACCAAACTGTATAACCGCCAGTATATGAAGGCAAGGCTGGAGGAAGAAGTAAACCGGGCCAAAAGATATGGCCGGCCCCTCAGCGTGTTAATGCTGGATCTGGACTTTTTCAAGCAAATTAACGACTGCTACGGGCACCAGGCCGGCGATCTGGTGCTGCGCAATATTTCCCGGCTGCTGTTGCTGAATTTGCGGGAGGAAGATATTGCCTGCCGCTATGGCGGCGAAGAAATGGTGATAATACTGCCGGAAACCGACTTGCCGGAAGCGGCCGTGGTGGCAGAAAGACTGCGCCAATCCATTGAACGAATGGAATTTATCCTGCCGGGCAAAGAAAAGCCGGTAAAGATAACCGTAAGCATCGGCATTGCCGAGCTGACCCGGGAAGATACCCCGGACATGCTGCTGCAGCGGGCGGACGAAGGATTATACCTGGCGAAAAGGCGGGGGCGCAACCGGTATGACTTCTGCCAGTAA
- the cobD gene encoding threonine-phosphate decarboxylase CobD translates to MQHGGNVWRAAQAYGVPKERILDFSANINPLGPSPKAMAALQAALADIKHYPEPQAETLRRLIANITGVPESMLILGNGAAELIYALAGVIKPRRVVLPVPAFSEYAAAFAAFAQLEVVLPPEQNFCLDVGQLLRLLQPGDLLILANPNNPTGGLIEPTELAQLVWGTGRAGAWLLVDEAFMDFVRPSRTLLPEVSGHPWLMILRSLTKFFAMPGLRLGYLAAAPYIIKQLTDCLPPWRVNLPAQAAGLASLQDTDYIETTLKLIHRQRDWLAAGLAALPGLRPLPAAANYILVDCRAGGLTAGQIQAHLGPAGILIRNCDNFRGLDSYYFRVAVRSQEENRILLHHLQTIITG, encoded by the coding sequence ATGCAACACGGCGGTAATGTCTGGCGGGCTGCTCAAGCGTACGGCGTGCCCAAGGAAAGAATACTTGACTTCAGCGCCAATATCAATCCCCTGGGACCTTCTCCCAAAGCAATGGCGGCGTTGCAAGCGGCCCTGGCGGATATAAAGCATTATCCGGAACCCCAGGCGGAAACCCTGCGCCGGTTGATCGCAAATATAACCGGTGTGCCGGAGTCTATGCTCATTCTGGGTAACGGGGCGGCAGAACTGATTTATGCCCTGGCCGGCGTAATAAAACCCCGGCGGGTGGTGCTGCCGGTGCCGGCCTTTAGCGAATATGCCGCTGCTTTTGCGGCTTTTGCACAGCTGGAAGTGGTTTTGCCGCCGGAGCAAAACTTTTGTTTGGATGTTGGGCAGCTGTTAAGGCTGTTGCAGCCCGGTGATTTGCTTATACTTGCCAATCCCAACAACCCCACCGGTGGTTTAATTGAACCGACTGAGCTGGCACAACTGGTTTGGGGAACCGGCCGGGCCGGAGCCTGGCTATTGGTGGACGAAGCCTTCATGGATTTTGTCCGGCCTTCCCGCACGCTGCTGCCCGAAGTGTCCGGCCATCCCTGGTTAATGATTTTACGCTCCTTGACAAAATTTTTTGCCATGCCCGGCTTGCGCCTGGGGTATTTGGCTGCTGCGCCGTATATTATTAAACAACTGACCGACTGTTTGCCGCCCTGGCGGGTTAATCTGCCGGCCCAGGCGGCCGGCCTGGCCTCTTTGCAGGATACAGACTACATTGAAACAACCTTAAAGTTAATCCACCGGCAGAGAGATTGGCTTGCCGCCGGTCTGGCTGCCCTGCCCGGCTTACGGCCCCTGCCGGCTGCTGCCAATTACATTTTGGTGGATTGCCGGGCCGGCGGTTTAACGGCAGGCCAGATCCAAGCACACCTGGGGCCGGCCGGCATACTGATCAGGAACTGTGACAACTTCAGGGGTTTAGACAGCTATTATTTCAGGGTGGCAGTGCGCAGCCAGGAAGAAAACCGTATTTTATTGCATCACTTGCAGACAATCATAACTGGGTAA